A single region of the Raphanus sativus cultivar WK10039 chromosome 1, ASM80110v3, whole genome shotgun sequence genome encodes:
- the LOC108851246 gene encoding uncharacterized protein LOC108851246, which translates to MESPQSVASTFNGIHLNGSDENIITKKAVISSDSDSFIGVLEVFVHQARDIHNICIYHKQDVYAKLSLTSHPESSLSTKIINGGGRNPVFDDTLQFDVKSVDCSLKCEIYMMSRVRNYLEDQLLGFALVPLSEVIVRNGKLEKEFSLSSTDLFHSPAGFVELSLSYAGEFPEVMHIPAVVPTVDEAELGSIEVDESEFMDPKIVCENNQMVSSYLATPCTDSDEFVSSETAFVEVNSAQTAVVEEAAAPTSTDITNGISSPSIAVSSGSSGTHDDLVLSSKGNNNNNSGSDKEVKKKLPSEENNSGSDQGEKSPADIIKNGDGEEVVKPILTVNIEQPEQKVVQQDIVDMYTKSLQQFTESLAKMKLPLDMDSPTQSENSSSSQQTPKSANSRVFYGSRAFF; encoded by the coding sequence ATGGAGTCTCCACAATCTGTGGCCTCAACCTTCAATGGAATCCACTTGAACGGCAGTGATGAAAACATCATAACAAAGAAAGCTGTCATCTCCTCTGATTCAGACAGCTTCATCGGTGTGCTAGAGGTTTTTGTTCACCAAGCCAGGGACATCCACAACATCTGCATCTATCACAAACAAGATGTGTATGCCAAGCTCTCTCTCACGAGCCATCCCGAGAGCTCCTTGTCCACGAAGATCATCAACGGCGGAGGGAGAAACCCTGTCTTCGACGACACTCTTCAGTTCGATGTGAAGAGTGTTGATTGTTCGCTGAAATGTGAGATATACATGATGAGCCGCGTGAGGAACTATCTCGAGGACCAGTTGCTTGGTTTCGCTCTTGTCCCTTTGTCTGAAGTGATTGTGAGGAACGGGAAGCTGGAGAAAGAGTTCTCTCTTTCTTCGACCGATTTGTTTCACTCTCCTGCAGGTTTTGTTGAGTTGTCTCTCTCCTACGCTGGAGAGTTCCCTGAGGTGATGCACATCCCTGCGGTGGTCCCAACGGTGGATGAGGCAGAGTTGGGTTCTATAGAGGTTGATGAGTCTGAGTTCATGGATCCGAAGATTGTCTGTGAGAACAATCAAATGGTGTCTAGTTACTTGGCCACTCCTTGTACTGATTCTGATGAGTTTGTGAGCTCTGAAACCGCCTTTGTGGAAGTAAACAGTGCTCAGACTGCAGTTGTTGAAGAAGCAGCAGCCCCAACAAGTACTGACATCACAAACGGAATCTCTTCTCCATCCATTGCAGTTAGCTCCGGTTCCTCGGGCACTCATGATGATTTAGTACTATCAAGCAaaggcaacaacaacaacaactcagGTTCAGAcaaagaagtgaagaagaagctacCAAGCGAAGAAAACAACTCAGGATCAGACCAAGGAGAGAAGAGTCCAGCAGATATTATCAAGAATGGGGATGGTGAAGAGGTTGTGAAACCGATTCTGACGGTGAACATTGAACAACCAGAGCAGAAGGTAGTGCAGCAAGATATTGTTGACATGTACACGAAAAGCTTGCAGCAGTTCACTGAATCACTGGCGAAGATGAAACTGCCTTTGGACATGGATAGCCCAACACAATCAGAGAACTCAAGCTCCTCCCAGCAGACCCCAAAGAGCGCCAACTCCCGTGTTTTCTATGGCAGCAGAGCCTtcttttga
- the LOC108851129 gene encoding cytochrome P450 705A22-like encodes MAAITVDFQLCFIFIFLWLFTRFCLSAFFFKKPKDCDLPPSPPSLPVIGHLHHLLSVPSHKSFQKVSSKYGPLLYLRAFNIPIVLVSSGSMAYEVLRTHGLNFVTRDREVPMMEKSLLFGSFGFVSAPYGDYWKFMKKILVTELLGSHSLERTRLIRGEELKTFSAMLFDKAAKSEAVDVGEEMMKLTNNSICRMIMGRKCSEEDGEAEQIRSLVTKSLSLVRKFLIASTVGRLLKKIGISLFEKEIMEVSERYNELLEKIIKEHEENLNQKEDRDMMDVLLEVCADENAEFKISRNQIKGLFVELFLGGTETSAQTTQWIMAELINHPEILKTLREEIESVVGKTRLIQETDLSDLPYLQAVVKEGLRLHPHSPILVRNATERCKIGEFYIPQNTTMIINSYAVMRDPDSWEEPDKFQPERFMVSPSKGEKEMREQLAFNYLPFGSGRRGCPGSNLGYIFIGVAIGTMVQCFDWSVNGNKVNMEEAGDMTLRMAHPLKCTLVARIDLSASFESSDP; translated from the exons ATGGCTGCAATCACCGTTGACTTTCAGCTCTgtttcatcttcatcttcctatGGCTCTTCACACGCTTCTGCCTCTCTGCTTTCTTCTTCAAGAAACCAAAAGACTGTGATCTACCTCCGAGTCCACCATCTCTACCTGTCATTGGTCATCTGCACCATCTCCTCTCTGTTCCAAGTCACAAATCATTTCAGAAAGTCTCTTCCAAGTATGGTCCTCTCCTTTACCTCCGTGCTTTCAATATCCCAATCGTTCTAGTCTCATCAGGCTCCATGGCCTACGAAGTTCTGAGGACCCACGGCCTGAACTTTGTTACCCGTGATCGTGAGGTTCCTATGATGGAAAAATCGTTACTGTTTGGATCATTTGGCTTTGTCTCAGCTCCTTATGGAGATTACTGGAAGTTCATGAAGAAAATCTTAGTCACAGAGCTTCTCGGGTCTCATTCTCTCGAGCGGACACGGCTCATCCGTGGGGAAGAACTCAAGACATTCAGTGCTATGCTGTTTGACAAGGCGGCAAAGAGTGAGGCCGTTGACGTTGGTGAAGAGATGATGAAGCTGACGAATAACTCTATTTGCAGGATGATAATGGGGAGGAAATGCTCTGAGGAGGACGGTGAAGCAGAGCAGATCAGAAGCTTGGTGACTAAGTCACTTAGTTTGGTGAGGAAGTTTCTTATAGCTAGCACGGTTGGTCGACTTCTCAAGAAAATCGGGATCTCGCTGTTTGAGAAGGAGATCATGGAGGTCTCAGAGAGGTACAATGAGTTGCTGGAGAAGATTATTAAGGAACATGAAGAGAATCTGAACCAGAAAGAGGACAGAGACATGATGGATGTTCTGTTGGAAGTTTGTGCAGATGAAAATGCTGAGTTTAAGATTTCAAGGAACCAGATCAAAGGGCTTTTTGTG GAACTTTTCCTTGGAGGAACTGAAACTTCAGCACAAACAACACAGTGGATAATGGCGGAACTGATAAACCACCCTGAGATTCTTAAAACTCTGAGAGAAGAGATTGAATCCGTTGTGGGGAAAACGAGGTTGATTCAAGAGACAGATCTCTCAGACCTTCCTTATTTGCAGGCTGTGGTGAAAGAAGGGCTAAGACTACACCCTCACTCGCCAATCTTGGTGAGGAACGCAACGGAAAGATGCAAGATCGGAGAGTTTTACATACCACAGAACACTACAATGATCATAAACTCTTATGCGGTGATGAGAGATCCGGATTCATGGGAAGAACCAGACAAGTTTCAACCGGAGAGGTTCATGGTTTCTCCTTCAAAGGGGGAAAAAGAGATGAGAGAGCAGTTAGCTTTCAACTACCTTCCTTTTGGGAGCGGAAGAAGAGGATGTCCTGGATCAAACTTAGGTTATATCTTCATTGGAGTTGCCATTGGAACAATGGTGCAGTGTTTTGACTGGAGTGTTAATGGAAATAAGGTGAACATGGAAGAGGCTGGAGATATGACCTTGCGCATGGCTCATCCACTTAAATGCACTCTTGTTGCTCGAATTGACCTTTCAGCCAGCTTTGAGTCTTCAGATCCTTAG